A stretch of Castanea sativa cultivar Marrone di Chiusa Pesio chromosome 2, ASM4071231v1 DNA encodes these proteins:
- the LOC142624299 gene encoding uncharacterized protein LOC142624299: MTKLRKLNRPTGHRISMLRTMVSQLVKHERIETTVAKAKEIRRLADNMVQLGKEGSLCAARRAAAFVRGDDVIHKLFTELAYRYKDRTGGYTRLLRTRIRVGDAAPMAYIEFIDRENELRQSKPPTPQPPQKAPLDPWTRSRLQKQFAPPKEEKSEPEI, from the exons ATGACGAAGTTGAGGAAGCTAAATCGGCCCACGGGGCACCGAATTTCCATGCTCAG AACAATGGTGTCCCAGTTGGTGAAGCATGAGCGTATCGAAACCACTGTTGCTAAG GCAAAAGAAATTCGGCGGCTTGCTGATAACATGGTGCAGCTTGGAAAAGAG GGTTCCCTTTGTGCTGCTAGGCGTGCTGCAGCTTTTGTGAGAGGAGATGATGTCATTCACAAGCTATTTACAGAACTGGCTTATCGATACAA AGATAGAACAGGTGGATACACAAGACTACTGCGGACTCGTATTCGAGTTGGTGATGCTGCTCCAATGGCCTATATTGA GTTTATTGACCGAGAAAATGAACTTAGACAGTCGAAGCCCCCAACTCCTCAACCACCACAAAAAGCTCCCCTTGATCCTTGGACAAGATCCAGGCTCCAAAAGCAGTTCGCCCCACCTAAAGAGGAGAAATCAGAGCCTGAGATATGA